The Henckelia pumila isolate YLH828 chromosome 2, ASM3356847v2, whole genome shotgun sequence genome includes a window with the following:
- the LOC140882345 gene encoding uncharacterized protein has protein sequence MPNMEQTEDGYQGVAIHSQVRKIKLEMEKINTSELQPPEIRPPPALRQQRSRSPLGLTKRPSIPVGNC, from the coding sequence ATGCCTAACATGGAACAAACAGAAGATGGATACCAAGGAGTAGCAATTCATAGCCAAGTTAGAAAAATTAAGCTGGAGATGGAGAAGATCAACACCTCAGAGTTGCAGCCACCGGAGATACGTCCACCACCGGCCCTCCGCCAGCAACGGTCGAGGTCACCTCTGGGATTGACCAAGAGGCCGTCAATCCCCGTCGGCAACTGCTAG
- the LOC140884839 gene encoding probable calcium-binding protein CML25, which translates to MGFKSLFNRKKKQRRGGGEGEGLPLTSSGKVEPINSRSSSLNSRVRMEEELEQVFKKFDVNGDGKISASELGSIMSSLGNAATEEELDTMIREVDSDGDGFINLQEFIELNTQDMDHDEILENLWDAFQVFDIDKNGSISAEELQDVLMSLGEECTLAECRKMISGVDSDGNGEISFEEFKVMMTMGSRFDAAIEPKIH; encoded by the coding sequence ATGGGATTTAAATCATTGTTCAACCGGAAGAAGAAACAACGCCGCGGTGGCGGAGAGGGGGAAGGACTGCCACTCACGTCGTCGGGGAAGGTGGAGCCCATAAACTCCAGATCATCGTCCCTGAATTCCCGCGTCAGGATGGAGGAGGAGTTGGAGCAAGTTTTCAAGAAATTCGACGTGAATGGCGACGGAAAGATCTCGGCGTCGGAGCTGGGTTCCATCATGAGCAGCCTGGGGAACGCCGCCACGGAGGAGGAACTGGACACCATGATCCGCGAGGTGGACTCGGACGGGGACGGGTTCATCAACTTGCAGGAATTCATCGAGCTGAACACGCAGGACATGGATCACGACGAGATCCTGGAGAATCTGTGGGACGCCTTCCAGGTGTTTGATATCGATAAAAACGGATCGATCTCGGCGGAGGAGCTGCAGGATGTGCTGATGAGCCTGGGAGAAGAATGCACGTTGGCGGAATGCAGGAAAATGATAAGCGGGGTGGATTCAGATGGGAATGGGGAGATCAGTTTCGAGGAGTTTAAGGTGATGATGACCATGGGATCTCGCTTCGATGCCGCCATTGAACCAAAGATCCATTGA
- the LOC140884349 gene encoding uncharacterized protein, translating to MDALLLTKKFCCFKSLTSVRLLRHLRLFASIGDGRNSNYTPELIPNRSLSGQSLPHHHKFPKSNLGNENENLRSCKGIGDDDFVERLKLGLDLKSRDTKLDSAYSRSEPSENAEPRVPPHGADMIFKNMKKTRLIPNAVAMLDGLCKDGLEQEAMKLFGLIRESGSMPEVVVYTAVVEGFCKACKFEDALRTFKKMQSNDVVPNAHSYGLLIRALCRGKRLDDAFSVCIEMLEAGHSPNLATFIDLVDEHCQEKGLEAAGNVIHAMTEKGFSIEEKAVEEYLVKKGPFLPLVWKAVLGKEASKRTS from the coding sequence ATGGACGCTTTGCTTCTGACTAAAAAATTCTGCTGTTTTAAATCACTTACCTCTGTTCGCCTGTTGCGCCACCTACGTTTGTTCGCCTCCATTGGCGATGGGAGGAATTCAAATTACACTCCTGAACTCATTCCAAACAGGTCTTTAAGTGGGCAGTCTTTACCTCACCAccataaatttccaaaatccaATCTTGGAAATGAAAATGAGAATCTACGTTCATGTAAGGGCATAGGTGATGATGATTTTGTAGAAAGACTTAAACTTGGCCTTGATCTCAAATCCAGAGATACAAAACTTGATTCTGCTTATAGTAGAAGTGAGCCATCAGAAAATGCTGAGCCACGGGTACCTCCGCACGGTGCGGATATGATATTCAAGAATATGAAAAAGACGAGGTTGATCCCTAATGCAGTAGCCATGCTTGATGGTTTGTGTAAAGATGGGTTGGAGCAAGAGGCAATGAAGCTATTTGGATTAATCCGTGAGAGTGGTTCGATGCCAGAAGTGGTGGTTTACACTGCTGTTGTCGAGGGTTTCTGCAAAGCATGCAAGTTTGAGGATGCCTTGCGAACTTTCAAGAAAATGCAGAGTAATGATGTGGTTCCAAATGCACATAGCTATGGCCTCTTGATTCGTGCTCTATGTAGAGGGAAGAGGTTGGATGATGCATTCAGTGTTTGCATTGAAATGTTGGAGGCTGGACATTCGCCGAATTTGGCTACTTTTATTGATCTGGTAGACGAGCATTGTCAGGAAAAGGGTCTGGAGGCGGCTGGAAATGTGATCCATGCTATGACGGAGAAGGGGTTTTCCATTGAAGAGAAAGCAGTTGAGGAGTATTTGGTTAAGAAAGGACCTTTCTTGCCTTTGGTTTGGAAAGCAGTCCTTGGGAAGGAGGCTTCGAAGAGGACTTCATAA
- the LOC140882344 gene encoding uncharacterized protein translates to MSSKMMLMAASLAHTRPLTTAAARLVPQPPDLIKWVRREGGFVHQSIKIAHLESDPNELGLGLVASSNIPKGSELIALPHRIPLKLEDKNEDFPVLMNLARHIPEELWAMKLGLKLLQERGRKGSFWWSYISNLPETYTVPIFFPGEDIKNLQYAPLLHQVNKRCRFLLDFERLLKNELAKVELDDHPFGGQDVDASSLGWAMSAVSSRAFRLYGDKRPDGTHFDAPMLLPLVDMCNHSFNPNAEILQEQEPNNKNILVKVIAAEQIKQDDPLVLNYGCLNNDLFLLDYGFVIPSNPYDCIELKYDSSLLDAASTVAGVSAPTFSSPSSWQQQILHHLNLDGEKSDLKVRIGGSEIVEGRLLAALRFLLSTDKEAVEKLDLDTLKYLASEAPLGIPTEVAALRTLVALCAIALEHFPSKITEDETILKNNISTTTELAVRYRIQKKFVIIDAMRDLTRRVKQLSSKVPIATSEDLFSNG, encoded by the exons ATGTCGAGCAAGATGATGTTAATGGCGGCCTCCTTGGCCCACACCCGCCCACTAACGACCGCCGCCGCGCGGTTGGTGCCGCAGCCACCGGACCTCATCAAATGGGTCCGTAGAGAAGGTGGGTTTGTGCACCAATCCATCAAGATTGCCCATCTAGAATCCGACCCGAATGAGTTGGGGCTCGGGCTCGTGGCATCTAGTAATATTCCGAAGGGCTCTGAACTCATTGCTCTACCTCACCGTATTCCTCTTAAACTTGAAGACAAAAATGAGGACTTCCCTGTATTGATGAATTTAGCTCGACATATTCCTG AGGAACTGTGGGCTATGAAATTGGGCTTAAAGCTTCTCCAGGAAAGAGGCAGAAAAGGTTCTTTCTGGTGGTCATACATCAGCAATCTTCCTGAAACTTATACCGTTCCCATTTTCTTCCCCGGTGAGGATATCAAGAATCTGCAATACGCGCCTCTTCTTCATCAG GTAAACAAGAGATGCCGGTTTCTTCTTGATTTTGAGAGATTATTGAAAAATGAGCTTGCAAAAGTCGAATTGGATGATCACCCTTTTGGTGGTCAAGATGTAGATGCATCATCACTTGGATGGGCAATGTCAGCTGTTTCATCTCGAGCATTCCGTCTTTATGGAGACAAACGTCCAGATGGAACCCATTTTGATGCACCCATGTTGCTTCCACTTGTGGATATGTGCAACCACAGTTTCAACCCAAATGCCGAAATATTACAAGAGCAAGAACCCAATAACAAAAATATACTTGTTAAG GTCATTGCTGCAGAACAGATTAAACAAGACGATCCATTAGTACTCAACTACGGCTGTTTGAATAATGATCTTTTTCTTTTAGATTATGGTTTCGTGATACCCTCGAACCCATATGACTGCATTGAACTCAAGTATGACTCATCTCTTCTAGATGCAGCAAGCACTGTTGCTGGGGTCTCAGCCCCAACTTTCTCTTCACCATCGTCATGGCAGCAACAAATTCTACACCATCTGAATTTAGATGGAGAAAAGTCTGATCTCAAG GTGAGGATAGGAGGATCAGAGATAGTGGAGGGACGTCTATTAGCCGCCTTACGATTTCTCCTATCCACGGATAAAGAAGCCGTCGAGAAACTCGATTTAGATACACTTAAATATCTTGCTTCGGAGGCTCCTCTCGGAATCCCGACTGAAGTAGCTGCTCTACGAACCCTCGTCGCTCTCTGTGCCATCGCTCTGGAGCACTTCCCTAGTAAAATCACTGAAGACGAAACCATTTTGAAGAATAACATCTCTACAACAACCGAGTTGGCTGTTCGGTATAGAATCCAGAAGAAATTTGTCATTATTGATGCTATGAGGGACCTTACAAGGAGAGTGAAGCAACTATCGTCCAAGGTACCTATCGCT ACATCAGAGGACTTGTTCTCTAATGGATAA